Proteins encoded in a region of the Chrysiogenia bacterium genome:
- a CDS encoding SAM-dependent methyltransferase — translation VQDWQGSLRFLDVGALVYYLKAVPWLVPGFSVATQRDTLFALQDRLDADGELRFTARKYLIEARKE, via the coding sequence ACGTGCAGGATTGGCAGGGCAGTCTGCGCTTCCTGGACGTCGGCGCGCTCGTCTACTACCTCAAGGCCGTGCCGTGGCTGGTGCCGGGCTTCAGTGTTGCCACGCAGCGTGACACGCTGTTCGCACTGCAAGATCGTCTGGATGCCGACGGGGAACTGCGCTTCACAGCGCGCAAGTATCTGATCGAAGCACGCAAGGAGTGA
- a CDS encoding GNAT family N-acetyltransferase, with amino-acid sequence MAAESEPYLQLQMVWPDHLLDQPPVVRVAPGYHLRTYRPGDEPRFYEVMALAGWPGWDDERLRPWIARIPPGSWFMAVHTASDTIVATAMGLHDHSDDHPFGGELGWVAADPAHTGQGLGLAVSAAVTVRLLAAGYRNVHLYTEHWRLAAIKSYFKLGYVPFLYAPEMAQRWRALSLELGWPYTPEAWRSE; translated from the coding sequence ATGGCGGCCGAGAGCGAGCCCTATCTCCAGCTACAGATGGTGTGGCCCGACCACCTGCTCGACCAGCCGCCGGTGGTGCGCGTGGCGCCGGGCTATCACCTGCGCACCTACCGTCCGGGGGACGAGCCGCGCTTCTACGAGGTGATGGCGCTGGCCGGCTGGCCCGGCTGGGACGACGAACGGTTGCGCCCGTGGATCGCCCGCATCCCGCCGGGGAGCTGGTTCATGGCGGTGCACACGGCCAGCGACACAATCGTCGCCACAGCCATGGGGCTGCACGACCACTCGGACGATCATCCCTTTGGCGGCGAGTTGGGCTGGGTGGCGGCGGACCCCGCGCACACGGGGCAGGGGCTCGGCCTGGCGGTCTCGGCCGCGGTCACGGTAAGGCTGCTGGCCGCCGGCTATCGCAACGTCCACCTCTACACCGAGCACTGGCGGCTGGCGGCGATCAAGAGCTACTTCAAGCTGGGATACGTGCCCTTCCTCTACGCGCCGGAGATGGCGCAGCGCTGGCGTGCGCTCTCTTTGGAACTGGGCTGGCCTTACACCCCGGAAGCTTGGCGTAGCGAGTAA